Proteins from one Porites lutea chromosome 3, jaPorLute2.1, whole genome shotgun sequence genomic window:
- the LOC140929884 gene encoding cytochrome P450 20A1-like, with the protein MFPSHFSVNDFGVFAVLLVFGLIVILLFTFDFRNSSKGPCIPGVEPSDPVNGNLPDLAKAGSVHEYLIELHEKYGEIVSFWWEKEYAVSLSSVDYWKEIQPIFDKPYEQFKFFEPLLGRKSLTYKNGLEARKKRQLVDRSFSHDAVMNYYEHLTQIAKEMAVKFATFAVNQEHIPLGESMIAMAIKAISVAGMGRFFMNEKEIQKLTSAYEDCWHEMEARLAGPSPSPDSDGEKKFQQGRTYMKEMVKNMMNRRRQEEHKDETLFLDSILDCDLMDEEEMNDTVITFLVGGFHTTGFMMTWCLYYLTKHPEIQEKVYKELEDVLGDEDIKPQVASQLKYTRQVIDQTLRCSVLAPWGARIHEYDLQVGEFVIPKETPILLPFGIVLQDPELWPEPKRFDPDRFGPENIKELPSLAYQPFGFAGKRKCPGWRFSIAEGLVFLAVLIKRFKFHLVEGQQVKPVHGLVTSPAEEVWVTVTKR; encoded by the exons ATGTTTCCCTCGCACTTTTCAGTTAATGATTTCGGCGTGTTTGCCGTTTTATTGGTGTTTGGATTGATAGTTATTCTCCTTTTCACGTTTGACTTT AGGAATTCATCCAAAGGTCCATGTATTCCAGGAGTGGAACCTTCAGATCCTGT GAATGGTAATTTGCCTGACTTGGCAAAGGCTGGTAGTGTTCATGAGTATTTGATTGAACTGCATGAGAAATATGGCGAGATAGTCAGCTTCTGGTGGGAAAAGGAATATGCTGTCAGTTTATCATCAGTTGATTACTGGAAAGAAATACAACCAATCTTTGACAAGCCTT ATGAGCAGTTCAAGTTTTTTGAACCTCTTTTGGGAAGGAAGAGTCTGACTTATAAAAATGGACTAGAAGCACGCAAGAAAAGGCAGTTGGTCGATCGTAGTTTCAGTCATGATGCAGTGATGAACTATTATGAACACTTAACtcag ATTGCCAAAGAAATGGCTGTGAAATTTGCCACATTTGCGGTGAATCAGGAGCATATTCCTCTTGGAGAATCTATGATTGCCATGGCTATAAAAGCCATCTCTGTTGCAGGAATGGGACGCTTCTTTATGAATGAGAAGGAGATTCAGAAGTTAACCTCAGCATATGAAGAT TGCTGGCATGAGATGGAGGCGCGTCTGGCTGGTCCCTCTCCCTCTCCTGACAgtgatggagaaaaaaaatttcaacaag GAAGAACATACATGAAAGAGATGGTCAAAAATATGATGAACAGGAGAAGACAAGAAGAACATAAGGATGAAACATTGTTTCTTGATTCCATTTTGGATTGTGATCTAATGGATGAAGAGGAG ATGAATGACACTGTCATTACTTTTCTAGTCGGAGGTTTCCACACAACAGGATTCA TGATGACTTGGTGTTTGTATTACCTGACGAAACATCCTGAGATCCAAGAGAAAGTTTACAAGGAACTTGAAGACGTCCTGGGAGATGAGGACATCAAACCACAAGTTGCCTCTCAACTGAA GTATACTCGTCAAGTGATAGATCAGACTCTCCGTTGTTCTGTCTTGGCGCCGTGGGGGGCGAGAATCCATGAATACGATCTTCAAGTGGGCGAGTTTGTAATTCCAAAAGAG ACGCCAATTCTTCTTCCCTTTGGAATTGTTCTTCAAGATCCAGAGTTGTGGCCAGAGCCCAAAAG GTTTGATCCTGATCGTTTCGGTCCAGAGAACATTAAAGAGCTTCCAAGCCTCGCTTACCAACCGTTTGGGTTTGCTGGTAAACGTAAATGTCCCGGATGGAGGTTCTCAATCGCTGAAGGGCTCGTGTTTCTTGCTGTCCTCATCAAACGGTTCAAGTTTCATCTCGTAGAGGGACAACAGGTCAAACCGGTTCATGGACTGGTCACCTCACCAGCCGAGGAAGTCTGGGTTACAGTAACAAAGAGATAA
- the LOC140929883 gene encoding transmembrane protein 98-like, producing the protein MTPIIIVAIGLLSGILMVSMLALLVIFCTRRKYGKASLTTGQADTQYQMQDAELVKASGYRSRSESAGFSGFSPEDDLPEMFLDPDWTGDAENLISHCIDLLKACHILTGRLVSYTMDSSANVKSPNEMVNIVTAAKDIQPRVDNLVEAMYTPSDSKQIEERSTALYKSVCHLLQVIQGASSKPESFGWADEIIVFMEKHMEAMQSECSDSKCSSCLSIQSTASSAEACQLCRQPAMVITNQAYCYSSHNPSTVL; encoded by the exons ATGACTCCAATTATCATAGTTGCCATTGGATTATTAAGCGGAATTCTGATGGTGTCTATGCTTGCACTGTTGGTGATATTTTGCACAAGACGAAAATATGGAAAAGCGAGTTTGACGACGGGACAAGCTGATACACAATACCA GATGCAAGATGCAGAACTTGTAAAAGCTTCAGGGTACAGATCCCGCAGTGAATCAGCTGGATTTAGTGGATTTTCACCCGAAGATGACTTg ccAGAGATGTTTCTGGACCCAGATTGGACTGGGGATGCCGA AAACCTGATATCACACTGTATTGACCTGCTGAAGGCGTGTCATATTCTCACGGGACGGCTTGTGTCCTATACCATGGATAGTTCAGCAAATGTCAAATCACCAAATGAAATGGTAAACATTGTTACCGCTGCCAAGGATATTCAACCAAG AGTGGATAACCTTGTTGAAGCTATGTATACACCATCAGATTCTAAGCAAATTGAAGAGAG GTCCACTGCCCTGTACAAATCAGTCTGCCATTTACTTCAG GTCATCCAAGGTGCATCCAGCAAGCCAGAGAGCTTTGGTTGGGCAGATGAGATTATTGTTTTCATGGAAAAGCATATGGAAGCCATGCAGTCTGAGTGCAGTGACTCCAAATGTTCATCATGCTTGTCTATACAGAGTACAGCAAGTTCTGCCGAGGCATGTCAGCTCTGCCGACAGCCAGCTATGGTGATCACAAACCAAGCATATTGTTACTCTTCCCATAACCCGTCTACTGTACTGTAA
- the LOC140932463 gene encoding uncharacterized protein, whose translation MTEAKTASPLESAVHSIAWFHQLGGEPSPSDHPLVKSTLAGAQRLLAHQTTKKEPITVSQLDQLVASKEDSMASLYNIRSVVICLLAFAAFLRFDELAKLVRSDVKIENDMLKLFIQSSKTDQYRDGTWIVVASSRKATCPVAMMNRYLDRAGLSCDSPLFCQLSKTKCGYKPRSKGLSYSRLRELVLEAF comes from the coding sequence ATGACTGAGGCGAAGACAGCATCTCCCCTGGAGTCAGCAGTTCACAGCATTGCCTGGTTTCACCAGCTGGGTGGCGAGCCGTCTCCCTCTGATCATCCGTTGGTGAAGAGTACTCTTGCCGGCGCGCAGCGTTTGCTGGCCCATCAAACAACCAAGAAGGAGCCTATCACAGTCTCTCAGTTAGATCAGTTAGTTGCCTCCAAGGAGGACTCAATGGCCTCTTTGTATAACATTCGTTCGGTTGTTATTTGCCTACTAGCTTTTGCTGCCTTTCTCCGATTTGATGAGCTTGCTAAGCTTGTTCGTTCCGATGTTAAGATCGAAAATGATATgttaaagttatttattcaaTCTAGTAAAACTGATCAGTATAGAGATGGAACTTGGATTGTTGTAGCTTCTTCTAGAAAAGCAACTTGTCCAGTTGCTATGATGAACCGTTATTTAGATAGAGCTGGGCTTTCCTGCGATAGCCCTTTGTTTTGTCAGCTTTCCAAAACTAAATGTGGTTATAAGCCTAGATCTAAGGGTTTAAGCTATTCAAGGTTAAGAGAGTTAGTGCTAGAGGCCTTTTAA